The following are from one region of the Salicibibacter kimchii genome:
- a CDS encoding MFS transporter, translating into MEMKTSATRPAALPEPTMYRILIVIGFVHLLNDSIQAVVPAMFPILESSMGLTFTQLGIVAFALNATASLAQPLVGWYTDQRPSPYALPIGLCFTFVGVIGLAIAPSFWFIVASVILIGIGSATFHPEGSRVANMAAGGRRGLAQSIYQVGGNGGQALAPVITALLLVPLGQIGALWFTIVAAVAIGLLVYIARWYAQQKPVIAKKKNGKIPRTQTRRKQPARKLFIFSIILLVFLVFARSWFQAGMTNFYAFHLIENYGLTIQEAQIYLFIFLAAGAVGTFCGGPLADRFGKRNVIMMSFLGAAPLTMILPHVPLFMLYPLLALIGFIIISSFAVSVIYAQDLFPGRIGMSSGLIVGLAFGMGAVGSIGLGALMDMAGITNTMIFIGALPLLGILTVFLPSDQRLERIHEEGAD; encoded by the coding sequence ATGGAAATGAAAACGAGCGCGACCCGACCGGCAGCGCTACCTGAACCAACGATGTATCGCATTCTTATCGTGATTGGTTTTGTGCATTTACTAAATGATTCGATTCAGGCAGTTGTTCCTGCAATGTTCCCCATATTGGAGTCCTCTATGGGGTTAACCTTTACGCAACTGGGGATCGTTGCCTTTGCCTTGAACGCAACAGCTTCGCTAGCCCAACCGCTTGTCGGTTGGTATACCGATCAAAGGCCATCGCCCTATGCATTGCCGATCGGACTATGTTTTACGTTTGTCGGTGTCATCGGGCTCGCGATCGCGCCCTCTTTTTGGTTTATCGTTGCTTCCGTCATTTTGATCGGCATCGGTTCAGCAACATTTCATCCTGAAGGATCGCGAGTTGCGAACATGGCGGCAGGCGGGCGCCGTGGGCTCGCTCAATCGATTTATCAGGTTGGCGGCAATGGCGGGCAAGCGTTGGCACCGGTCATTACCGCGCTTCTGCTCGTTCCCCTCGGACAGATCGGCGCGCTTTGGTTCACGATCGTGGCTGCTGTTGCAATTGGATTATTGGTCTACATTGCCCGCTGGTATGCACAGCAAAAACCGGTGATCGCCAAGAAAAAAAACGGGAAAATACCTCGGACGCAAACACGAAGGAAGCAACCGGCACGAAAATTGTTCATTTTTTCTATTATTCTGCTCGTGTTTCTCGTTTTCGCCCGTTCATGGTTTCAAGCAGGGATGACAAATTTTTATGCTTTTCATTTGATTGAAAACTATGGATTAACGATTCAGGAAGCGCAAATTTATCTGTTTATTTTTTTGGCTGCTGGCGCAGTTGGCACTTTCTGTGGCGGGCCACTCGCGGATCGGTTCGGAAAACGCAATGTGATCATGATGTCCTTTTTGGGGGCAGCACCGCTCACGATGATTCTCCCGCATGTTCCATTATTTATGCTTTATCCGTTATTGGCCCTCATCGGCTTCATTATCATTTCTAGTTTCGCCGTTTCGGTCATCTACGCCCAGGATTTATTTCCGGGACGCATTGGCATGTCTTCAGGGCTGATCGTAGGGTTGGCGTTTGGAATGGGGGCGGTCGGTTCCATCGGTCTCGGAGCCTTAATGGATATGGCCGGCATCACCAATACGATGATCTTCATCGGCGCCCTCCCATTACTTGGAATTCTCACCGTCTTCCTGCCGTCTGATCAACGTTTGGAGAGGATCCATGAAGAAGGTGCTGATTAA
- a CDS encoding DUF4870 domain-containing protein, protein MEATKEQRNYAMFCHLIALSGLLIPLGTILGPLILWLIKREESTFIDFHGKQALNFNISIMIYMIVSGLLTIIIIGILFVLVVFVLWLVFAIMATVKASNGETYRYPLSIPFLR, encoded by the coding sequence ATGGAGGCAACGAAGGAACAACGAAATTATGCGATGTTTTGTCATCTGATTGCACTATCCGGTTTACTTATACCACTGGGGACCATTCTCGGTCCATTGATATTGTGGCTGATCAAAAGAGAAGAATCGACGTTTATCGATTTTCACGGTAAACAAGCACTTAACTTCAATATTTCTATTATGATTTATATGATTGTATCCGGTTTACTCACTATTATTATTATAGGAATTTTATTTGTGTTGGTTGTCTTTGTACTGTGGCTGGTTTTTGCCATTATGGCCACCGTTAAAGCATCCAATGGAGAAACATACCGGTATCCACTAAGCATCCCTTTTTTAAGGTGA
- a CDS encoding nucleotidyltransferase domain-containing protein, translating to MKMTPEKVAHHFIEQFFPRCKAAILGGSAAQKTITEQSDLDIVIMDETESTSYRECFFYCHWDIEAFVFQEKTLFFAFDMSRMDGIPTVPRLCAEGIILKGDPSPTDIQKTARECLRKGPLKWPAKQQRQMRFMITTLLDDLNGDRNEKEKLFSAYKLFDLIPRFVLQSNHRWIGEGKWMYRALLDFDQIFCENYLDAFDTYMKTRNSKPLCSLIEDILEQNGGRLFKGYKDYLY from the coding sequence ATGAAAATGACACCAGAAAAAGTTGCGCACCATTTCATTGAACAATTTTTCCCACGCTGTAAAGCAGCCATTTTAGGCGGGAGTGCTGCGCAAAAAACCATTACCGAACAGTCCGATTTGGATATTGTCATTATGGATGAAACCGAATCAACGTCCTACCGGGAATGTTTTTTTTATTGTCATTGGGACATCGAGGCTTTTGTTTTTCAGGAAAAGACGCTTTTCTTTGCTTTTGATATGAGTCGGATGGACGGAATTCCCACCGTTCCACGGCTTTGTGCGGAGGGCATCATTCTAAAGGGCGATCCATCACCGACGGATATTCAAAAGACGGCGAGAGAATGTTTGCGTAAAGGGCCGTTGAAATGGCCAGCCAAACAGCAACGCCAGATGCGATTTATGATCACAACCTTACTGGATGATTTAAACGGTGACCGAAACGAAAAAGAAAAATTGTTTTCCGCCTATAAATTGTTCGATCTGATCCCCAGGTTTGTACTACAAAGCAACCACCGTTGGATCGGCGAAGGAAAATGGATGTATCGCGCCCTGCTTGATTTTGATCAAATCTTTTGTGAAAACTATTTGGACGCTTTCGACACTTATATGAAAACGAGGAACAGCAAGCCTCTTTGCTCATTGATCGAAGACATACTGGAACAAAACGGCGGGCGATTGTTTAAAGGGTATAAGGATTATTTGTATTAA
- a CDS encoding formate--tetrahydrofolate ligase: MSNKSDVEIAQEADMLPIDQIANKIGIERHALELYGDYKAKVDVHKMEDAEPQTHGKLILVTAMTPTPAGEGKTTIVAGLGDALQKIGKKTAIALREPSLGPVFGMKGGAAGGGYAQVVPMEDINLHFTGDFHAIGAANNLLAAMVDNHIHHGNELNIDPRKIAWKRTVDMNDRQLRSIVNGLNGKANGVPREDGFQITVASEIMAIFCLSNDIDELKEKLKNIIIGYTYDDQPVTAGELHAQGAMAALLKDAMKPNFVQTLEHTPAFVHGGPFANIAHGCNSVAATKLALTSADYVVTEAGFGADLGAEKFMGIKARSTDIKPSASVVVATIRALKMHGGVSKNQLTGENLDALEKGLPNLLKHLENMQNVFGLPTLVAINKFPTDTDAELQLIVDRCKELGVNVVHSDVWANGGAGGEAFAKEVVHLADQDNQSTYAYDLNDPITGKIKKLVQNVYGGKGIELTPAAKKEIDRLESVGFGHLPVCMAKTQYSFSDDQTKTGRPTDFDITIRGVSVSAGAGFIVVLTGTILTMPGLPKRPSAEKIDINEEGNITGLS; this comes from the coding sequence ATGAGCAATAAATCAGATGTGGAAATCGCGCAGGAAGCTGACATGCTGCCGATCGACCAGATCGCGAATAAAATCGGCATAGAACGTCATGCGCTTGAATTATATGGGGATTACAAAGCAAAAGTAGATGTACATAAAATGGAAGACGCAGAACCCCAAACGCATGGAAAATTAATCCTCGTCACAGCTATGACGCCGACACCGGCTGGTGAAGGAAAAACAACGATCGTAGCCGGGCTGGGCGATGCCCTCCAAAAAATAGGCAAAAAGACAGCAATCGCATTAAGGGAGCCATCATTAGGGCCAGTGTTTGGAATGAAAGGCGGAGCAGCAGGCGGAGGTTATGCACAAGTGGTTCCAATGGAAGACATTAATCTTCATTTTACGGGTGATTTTCATGCCATCGGTGCCGCTAATAACCTACTGGCTGCCATGGTTGATAACCATATTCATCATGGAAATGAATTAAACATTGATCCCCGTAAAATTGCTTGGAAACGCACCGTTGATATGAATGATCGGCAACTTCGGTCTATCGTCAATGGATTAAATGGAAAAGCTAACGGGGTCCCTCGAGAAGATGGATTTCAGATAACGGTTGCCTCAGAAATTATGGCCATCTTTTGTTTATCCAATGATATCGACGAGCTAAAAGAAAAACTCAAAAACATCATTATTGGCTATACATACGACGATCAGCCTGTCACTGCAGGCGAACTTCATGCACAAGGAGCGATGGCGGCATTGCTCAAAGATGCAATGAAGCCCAATTTTGTCCAAACGCTTGAGCACACACCGGCATTTGTTCATGGCGGCCCTTTTGCCAATATCGCCCATGGTTGTAACAGTGTTGCCGCGACAAAATTAGCGTTAACATCTGCGGATTATGTTGTTACGGAAGCCGGGTTTGGCGCGGATTTAGGGGCGGAAAAATTTATGGGCATTAAAGCCCGTTCTACGGATATAAAACCTTCTGCATCAGTCGTCGTAGCAACCATTCGAGCATTAAAGATGCATGGTGGCGTTTCGAAAAATCAATTAACGGGAGAAAACCTGGATGCCCTTGAAAAAGGATTGCCAAATCTATTGAAACATCTGGAAAATATGCAAAATGTCTTCGGTCTTCCTACCTTGGTAGCGATAAATAAATTCCCAACCGATACAGATGCGGAACTTCAATTAATCGTAGACAGATGCAAGGAATTAGGCGTGAATGTCGTACATTCCGACGTGTGGGCAAACGGGGGCGCAGGGGGAGAAGCATTCGCGAAAGAAGTTGTTCATTTGGCTGACCAAGACAATCAGTCCACATATGCTTATGATTTAAATGACCCCATTACAGGCAAGATCAAAAAATTAGTTCAAAACGTATACGGCGGGAAGGGAATTGAGCTTACACCAGCAGCAAAAAAAGAAATTGATCGATTAGAATCTGTAGGATTCGGCCACCTACCCGTTTGCATGGCCAAAACCCAATATTCCTTTTCCGATGATCAAACGAAAACAGGCCGACCCACTGATTTTGATATTACAATAAGAGGGGTAAGCGTATCAGCAGGAGCAGGATTTATTGTCGTGCTAACCGGGACCATCCTGACCATGCCCGGCCTCCCAAAAAGACCCTCAGCGGAAAAGATTGATATCAATGAAGAAGGAAACATTACCGGTCTGTCTTAA
- a CDS encoding alpha/beta fold hydrolase — translation MVKVNDLSFNVVEKGTGPAVLLLHGFPDSWYVWRHQIPTLADAGFRVIAPDQRGFGASDKPEEPGDYLMPTLVNDVMGIIDALGEKRVHVIGHDWGAMVGWMLAGIYPKRVERFVALSLGHPTKFTEFSVEQLEKSWYIFLFQFKDAAEKMLTKNDWALFRKWTRHHEETEKQKNELSRPGALRAGLNWYRANLAPETLPAMPLQVPDITVPTMGVWSDGDALLTEGQMKQSYEHITGPWRYDKVDHASHWLQLDQPETINQILIDYLKKTLFEHER, via the coding sequence ATGGTAAAAGTTAATGATCTTTCCTTCAATGTTGTTGAAAAAGGGACAGGACCGGCAGTTTTGTTATTGCACGGGTTTCCGGACTCGTGGTATGTATGGCGCCATCAAATTCCGACATTGGCAGATGCCGGTTTCCGTGTGATTGCCCCGGATCAACGCGGGTTTGGTGCCTCTGATAAGCCCGAGGAACCGGGTGACTATCTCATGCCGACGTTGGTCAATGATGTGATGGGCATCATCGATGCATTAGGCGAAAAACGGGTCCATGTTATTGGCCACGACTGGGGCGCCATGGTTGGTTGGATGCTTGCCGGCATCTATCCTAAGCGAGTGGAACGTTTTGTTGCATTATCTCTTGGGCATCCAACAAAATTTACCGAGTTTTCGGTCGAACAACTTGAGAAATCTTGGTATATTTTTCTTTTTCAATTTAAAGACGCGGCAGAAAAAATGTTAACGAAAAACGACTGGGCATTATTTAGGAAATGGACGCGTCATCATGAAGAAACGGAAAAACAGAAAAACGAGCTTTCACGCCCTGGAGCATTAAGAGCAGGATTAAATTGGTACCGGGCAAATTTGGCGCCGGAAACTTTGCCGGCAATGCCCTTACAAGTGCCGGATATCACGGTACCAACCATGGGGGTTTGGAGCGATGGAGACGCGTTATTGACAGAGGGCCAGATGAAGCAATCGTATGAACATATAACAGGCCCCTGGAGATATGACAAAGTTGACCACGCCAGTCACTGGCTACAATTGGATCAACCGGAAACGATCAATCAAATCCTTATTGATTATTTAAAGAAAACGCTTTTTGAACACGAACGATAA
- a CDS encoding phosphatase PAP2 family protein produces MWRSIPILLLISISSTVMFTLIAISANQYTASFIDTEISNWFSVVENVFPQVMSWISFFGSGEVLMILTALLMLWLSLKKKAYAQTLFVAVVMGGGVLLNLGLKFLFQRGRPEDSSYFEVFGYTFEWVSYSFPSGHAMRAFLFWALIIHLIWLYVRHTRTKIIFSLLFVLLILFIGSSRVLLDAHFPTDILAAFAISLAWLTLCLAGFRIYYEKRLRKEQRENLKMRENLCGRS; encoded by the coding sequence GTGTGGCGAAGTATTCCGATCCTTTTATTGATTTCTATTTCTTCAACTGTGATGTTTACCTTGATTGCGATTAGCGCGAACCAATATACAGCCTCTTTCATTGATACAGAGATTAGTAATTGGTTTTCTGTTGTTGAAAATGTTTTTCCCCAAGTGATGTCGTGGATATCGTTTTTTGGTTCCGGAGAAGTGCTCATGATTTTGACTGCCCTTTTGATGCTATGGCTAAGTTTGAAAAAGAAGGCTTATGCGCAAACCCTTTTCGTTGCAGTAGTAATGGGCGGAGGCGTTTTGTTAAACCTAGGCTTGAAATTTTTGTTTCAGCGAGGCCGCCCGGAGGACAGCAGTTATTTTGAGGTTTTTGGTTATACGTTTGAATGGGTTTCTTATAGTTTCCCTAGTGGTCATGCAATGCGAGCTTTTTTATTTTGGGCATTGATCATTCATTTGATTTGGCTCTATGTTCGTCATACTCGTACGAAAATCATCTTCTCGCTGTTGTTTGTTTTGTTGATTTTGTTTATAGGCAGCAGTCGTGTGCTATTGGATGCACACTTTCCAACGGATATTCTCGCCGCTTTTGCGATTTCACTGGCCTGGCTCACCTTATGTCTGGCAGGCTTTCGGATTTATTATGAAAAACGTTTACGAAAAGAACAAAGGGAAAACTTGAAGATGAGGGAAAATCTATGTGGACGAAGCTGA